The sequence below is a genomic window from Lolium perenne isolate Kyuss_39 chromosome 4, Kyuss_2.0, whole genome shotgun sequence.
TTGCACCCATCCCATTAGCACGAGGGCGATTCTGAAAACCCCCACACGCCCCGTATTCCATCGCTGCTGATTTCCACCATAACCAACTCTATTATTGTTGTTGAAGTTTACACTTCTCTGAAAATTTGCATTTGTACCTCCCCAATTCTCATCATGGTGACGAGAACCCATGCCCGCCGTGCCACTAGACTCGCCATGAACGTAATTTCGACCCCCTCAAAATCCATTACTGCCAAAGTTACCTTGGAAACCCCGGCCTGCACCGAAGCCATGGCCGCCACGCACACCACCGTGATTATGACGGCCTCGTGCAGCATGGACGCTCCGATTATTGCCGTATCCGCTGCGCCCTGTGTTGAAGCCACCACGACCATTGCCGTAGCCTCCACGCCCAGTGTTGAATCCGCCACGCCCCGGGTTGAAACCCccctggccgccatcgccattcatGGAGCTGTCGAGACGCCGCCACGACACAACAGGCGCACCGGTCTCACACTTTTTCCAGGCTAACCCTAACAGATTGCGAAAGGCACGTCCAGCGACGGCGTTTCCAACCTTTACCAGTCTGGGACCCCGATCGCCGTTCGATCGAGAGGAAAAGGATTCTCCCTGCCGTGCGAGATTTGGACCAGGAAAATTCAGATTGTTGTTTACACCAGCCCGCAACCTCAACAGGCCCACGGCATGGTTTTTTGAAATTGCCTGTTTTCTCGGATCTTATGTATTCACATCGATCGCCGGCGACCAACGTCTCCGGCGAACGACAGTCCAACCCACAGTATTATCATCCAAGAAAACGGAAGGTTCTAGCACCGGCATTGATCTGAACTTGGTCGTACCAATGTTCTTGCCCATCGGCAGAGAAAGAAGCGAGATCTTAACTTCCGACATCGAGAGCAGCATCGCCGCTCTGGCCGCTAGACGCTGGCCATCCCGGCGTTTGATCCTCTTGAGATGTCTCTGCGTCAGCTCCGCCGTGTCCTCGACGAGATCTGTATCACTTACCGGCGACGGTGTGCGACAGAAGTACTTTACCGATTTGGAACTGTCTCCGGCCAACGAACTCCcttcttcatctccctcgtcCTCGTCGTCACTGCAACATCCAAAAGCGACTCCCGTTGAGCCACTCCGGTGAGCAAACCCCCTCACTTGCCGTCGGCGCCCTTGCCGGCGTTGGGGTGGCGAGATCGCCACCCGTGTCGCTAGACGCTGTCCCAACGGTCATCTCTAGTTAGGGTTCTAATTCTGGCAACCTATGAGTATGGGTGTTTCAGTCACCCCAAAAAATTCAGAGTACGACACACATCCTGATATCCAAGAACAGATCCGGGATCCTCCCGTTTCCCCAGGCCAAGATGGATGCCGGaccggcggatctggccggccaAACCACCACTTTTCCCCTGGCCGCCTCTCTCTCTACAGCGAGCGGAGCTGGTTTCATCAGATTCCACCACGTCCAGAGCGTACACCCACCATCTCCATCTACATCCACAGACCCACCACGCCAATATCCCCAGTTAAATCCCTTTGTTACTTGGAAGATAAATCAGGTATGTATTGTTTTTACTTCTTCTCCTGACGATGCAAAACAATCATACTCACAACTAATGTACTTTTCTGACAGATTATAAAGCTCAACGGTCGCACCCGTCCATTTGGTGAAACTTATGCACCCAACATATAAAGTACATTAAAAAAGTtgcagaaaaaaaatgaaaataatttAGCACGTAGACACAACATATATCTGCAATGCTACGAAAGAAAACTTGATCGAAACTTAGACAGATcttgaaaaataaaaataacaaaTTTAGCTCATGTGATATTAATGTACTGAATTCATAGCCCAACTAGAAATAAGTACTATTTAAACATGATTAGTCTTTTTTCGTGATATGTGCGTGGATCTTGAAATCGAAATTTTGTGGCATTGTAGATCTATGATATATCAACCTCCATAAACATATTTTTTACAGTATATTTGCATGTATTTTGTAGGTTGGTGCACAGGTTTCACCAAATAGACAGGTGCATAGGATACGTCCTCCGTTGCTGTACATGCTAAGTTGAACTCAGGATCGAAAAAAGAGTGAGAAAAAAAAGTAAGAAAAATGAACAGAGACAATGTCCATTCAGAGATCAGTATCCATGACCATCAGGACGAACGTGGTTATGCCTCCAGCTTCAGAGTCGGTTTCTTTGGATGACCGTTGAGTTGGATCCGCAGCTCTTCCTTCAGCTTGTCGTCACAGCAACCCTTCAGCAAGACTTCCTTCAGTTGAGATAGATTCTCCAGGCCGGAGAACTTCACCGAAGACCCATTGCAGCAGTGAGCCTTCAGCAGCTCAAGACTTCTCATTGTGTTTGCTCCAAAAGTAACATCTAAGTTGGAGCTGAAAGCAATCTCGAGGACCTTGACCTTTTCGTAAGTGGGCAACTCAAGGCCATTCTTTTTGACACAAAAAGCAAGCTTGCTATTTTGGAGCTGCTTGATACGAAGAGTGCATAATTTGGGTAGACTGTGAATGAGCTCTATTTCAGTCTCTGTCAATAGGGTCATCTCCAAATCCAATTTTGTCAGCTTGCTATCCTGGTTGATCTCTAAAACTGGCAACTTCTCGACAGGCCCATGCAGTTTGAGACTCTGCAATGTCTTCAAAGGTAGCAATATGCCAGCCAAACAACCTCGACTGTCCTTGTCCAGCTGCACTGACAAGGATTCCAAATGGACATGACCTGAGATTGCAGAGAAAAACTTCTTGCTGTTTCTCCTGTTGATGCCGGACACTCCAAGCTTGCGCAACTGGGTCAGATCTTTGAGCTCTTTTAGGATTACATTCCCACCTGATGCTCCAATATTGACAACACCAAACGTGTGCAACGCTGTCAGTTTGTCAATCCCTCCGGGCACAATAACACCAACTTGGTGGCAAGGTCCGCAAAATTTGGTTACTGAAATACATGATGTTGATGATTGCTCTGCCTGAACGGATGTGCCGGCACGGATGTACTGCAACTTTTGCAGCCTGGTGATGCTCCTTGGCAGCTTCCCAATAGAGGTGCCCCTGATATCGAGAGTCTGGAGTTGCTGCAGATGAGCAAATGAACTTGGCAAACGGTGGATCTCACTACATCCACGCAGTGACATGAACTTGAGACGATGTAGTTGCTTCAGCATCTGCTCGAGATCAGCATCCTCTACGCCAGATGCATCCTCTAGATCAAGCACCCGAAGAAGCTTCATGCTTTCGGAGACGAAGAATTGTTTCCAATTCCCAAACACAGTCAATGATCGTAGCCTCGAGAAGTCCATGCTCTCAAACACAATCTTGTCCCTGTCCCAGCTATCCCTTATGATGAGGTGGCGACCGGTCCGTTGGGTGGTCACAATGCAGCTGCCCTCCAGCTCAAAGACAAGGTTCTCCTCCATCCGCCGTGAGACAATGTATTCACGGATGAAGCCATTGACACGGCATGAGATCATCCTTGTGTCACCCAATGTGGTGGTGGTGACTAGCTGTGGTGGTTGCTGGATTATGCTCAGATCGAGGAGATTGGAGAAGAACACCTCCCCATTTTGCTCTGCCGATTTGTCTTCAGTGTCCCGACAGTAGCCCTCTGCAACCCACCGCCTCACCACGCGTCTCCGCCGAACGCTCTGATCTCTGGGGAAAAGTGACATGTAAAAGATGCACGGTTTGAGGGAATCCGGGCAACTGCGGAAGTAGGAATACATCCAACCGAATAGCCCACGTAGACTGTCGTACTCTGGATTGGTCTCCAACGTGTGCATGAATCTACCATGGGTAGAACTCACGGTATGCATTAATGTGACTGTCTTCTTAGCCAATACACCAGCTATTGCAATTATTACTTTTGGAAGTCCACCACACTTGAGAATAAGGTCAATTAGCTTCGGTTTTTCTTTGAGATCCTTCAAATTGGATAATGGGTTCTTCCTATCTGCCTGTTGTTCAATCAATTTGAGAAATAACCGTTGTTACTATGGTAAAGACCAATTACATTGGATTTTGATGTTTTACTCGCAAAATATGTAGTGAGGGGAAGACACAAACATGGTATATATCCATGCATCAATTCAAGAGAATAATGTGAAAGCAAATGGGAATATTCATTAGACATGCCTAAATTATAcataaataataataaaaagtAAGGGGTATAGAAAGGGGAAGACGGAATAGTATGCTACCAAAGACATGTAACATTACGAAACTGAACAAAACTGGAAAACATTTATGCAATATTTTAACAGCAATGTCAATGTCTCCAAAACAGTCTACAACCGACTTCAAAAGCGATAAATTTCCCAAACTAGATATCTAAGATAATACTCAGTTTTATGTTAGTATGTCTTCATCTCATAAGCAAAGGGGAAAAAACAATGACGAGTTATGATTGTAAGAACATGATACTGGAAACTAAAGATAAGGTCCTAAAACAGAGAGAAGTTTCTTATGAGTAAACACACCTCCTGGTGGAAGAGATCAAAGGCTGCATCAGCTTGAAGACCTTTGACATTAAACACAAGTTCTTCATTATCCGCGCAACATGTGGCGATGCTTGCTTCGGTTGAAATTGCGATGATAACACTTTTAGAGGATCTAGACAATAATGAAGTTTTTATCAAGTCCCATTCATCCTTGGACTGCAAATCGTCAATGACGACAAGGCAATAGTGTTGTTCCAAGAGATCACGACACTCTTGAATGGGGTTTTTGAAACTTATTGCTCCATGATTAATAGTCTCCTTGGTTTGAAATGAGTCAGAATGAAAATCCAAAAGTAAGCTCCGAGCAAAGTCCCTTAAATTGAACGGATGCGATACATCCACCCAACCATACTTCCCAAATAGTCCCTCGGTAAGAATTCTGTCGCAGAACAAGTTTCTCACAAGAGCTGATTTCCCAACGCCATCTATTCCCCAGACAGATATAACTTGAAGAGAGTTAAAACGTGCAAAGGTTGTATACTGGCGAAGCTCATTCATTTCTGATTCGCGTCCAATTATGGGATACTTCATCTTCCAGTTGTTGGCTGCATTTGTTTTAGAGGTGAGAATTGTGGCAGGGCTCACTCCGTTCTCTGGTGGTATCTCCTCAGCTTTCTCTCTATCACCTTGAGATCCCTGATAATAAGAAACCGAAGTCAAACTGATGAGAACAAGCAGGCATTACCAAATAACATCACCGAAATCAAGTTTAAGTACATAACAAGAAATAAAAGACATGAAAGTGTAACCGATCTACTTTTGGTAGTTTCATTTCTGAAATGAAGAAGTgaaaatttcagtagctttggttGATTAATGAAAAAACAACaaggaatctaaaggaaatatatGCTGGTAAGCAAATCACTAAAAACATATGGAAGGAGAACAAAGAGATGTCGATGGAATCGATTCCACATCCTCTTCCACCAGTGAGAAGTGCAGGTAACTCGTTGTGCACAGTACCTTCTTTCACCTGCAGGTGAGCCATAGTTTTTCCATTCTATGCTATGGAAAGTTGTTGTAAGACAGTGTCGTAGGCCATTGTTAGTTTTCCTTCTATGCTATGGAAAGTTGTTAGTTTCCCATTCATGAGGTTAAGAGTCGAGACCATAAGGGTGTCTTCTTGAAGTTGGATTTCCAGAAGGCCTACGACTGTTTGGATTGGACATTTTTAATATAGGTCCTCCAACGACGTGGAGTCGACGGCGGGATGACTGGTTGGATCATGCATGTAGCCATGAGTGGGAGCACCGCCATTAATACTAACAGGGAAGTCGGTCCCTATTTTAGGCCGGCGTGTGGGGTGAGACAAGTGGATCAATCACCCATCCTATTTAATGCTGCGGTGGATGCCCTTGCGGATATCCTAGAGAGGACTAAGATCTCCGGCCATATTTCTGGTGTGGTAGGGCACCTTATCCCTGGGGGCGGTATTACCCACTTCCAATACGCGGGTGACACCATGATCATTGTGGAGGAATCGGAACTTGAAATTATCAATGTCAAGTTCCTTCTCCTTTGCTTTGAGGCCATGTCGGGACTCAAAATCAACTTCTGTAAGAGCGAGGTTGTGATCATGGGGTATAGCCCCAAGGAGCAACATCGTATCACTGACAACCTAAATTACAGATTGTCAGCCTTCCCTATGAACTATCTGGGGATGCCGGTTAGAGACTCTAGGATCCTTGTCCAGGACCTAGACCCCTTGGTTGGGCGAGTTATGTTGAAGGCTGAGGCGTGGTGCGGAAGGCTTACTTCTAAAGTTAGCAAGACGGTGCTCATCGACTCTTGCCTATCTCGCCACTCCATGTACACCATGGGGATGTATATCCTCCCAGAGGGAGTGCATGACAACTTCAATAAGGAGTTATTATGCTTCTTATGGCAGGACCGAACCGGCCAACAAAAATACCACATGGTGAAGGTGGTCTGATGTGTGCGCCCCCAAAGACCTTGGGGACATATGTATCTTGGCACATGAATGTGGCCTTGATGCTGAAATGGACCTGGTGGATCCTTAAGGACAATAGGGGCCGGGGGCCTTTGCCTTAAGCTTGTTAAAGCCAAATACCTACAAGACCACCCGCTCCTGGCGTGTGAGCGTAGGGAGGGATCTCTGTTTTGGAGAACCTCCAGGATATCAAGCATGAGGTCAGGACAGGGATTACCCTCTCCATAGGGTACCCTGTTTTGGCTTGATCCGTGGCATGATGGGCGTCCTCTTAGGACGGACTTCCCGGACCTATTTGGGATATGCTCGGACCTGATGTTATTGGTGGCTGTCACAGCACAAGCTATGTGGATGCTCCCATTCCGATGGGTCCTTACACCGGGTGAGGCCTTGGCCTAGGATCGCCTTGCAGACTCCATGATATTGATATTGTGTCCGCATTGGGGTCCTTCACTGTTAGGTCAGCATACAGGGCCCTCCCTATTTAGAGGGCTCTCTCTTACTTTGACCTCCCCACTCTGGAAAGCTCCGCTACCTCTGAAGATTAAGATATTTGTGCGACACGGGCCCAGGAACGGCCTGTGCCCGTTGTGTGCGGTTCCAGAGTCAACGACCCACATTATGTTCTCCTGTCTTGCGGCCCAGTTCCTATGGAGCTTTGTCCTCGAGGCGCTGGGGCTGAGTGGCAGGCACTAGACCTAGGCGAGTTCTTGGAGTTAAACGCAAACCGTACCGGTAGGAGGAGGCACCTCTTCTGGTTAGTGTTTGCTGATATGAATTGGACCTTTTGGACTATCAACAACAAGATGGTGATTGAGCGTATCTTTCTGAGACAGGCTCTGACTCTGTATTCAAATTCTTGGCGTTTTTGCAGCATTGGTACCCGCTCAGTAGGCAGCGGGACAAGGACTGGCTGGACGGCATGCTGGAGGATCCAATAACAGCGGCACGCCATCTATCTACGTAGTCCAGCCACTGAGTTGCCCCAACAGACTTTTAGCTTGGACATGTCTGTGATGTTGTTGCCCCAGCAGACTTTTTTGGGTTTTCGTTGTTCTTGAACCTTGTATTGATGTGGttgctttatttctaaagaagggccaaagcctatttcgaggagtcGAGAGCCTCCATTACCAATTTGAAAGTTGAATTTTGATGTTGGAAGTTTAATttgcatttaattttctttggaaaGTTTGTGCCCCCAAGTGAAAGTCCATTTGCACTTAGTTAGAAGATGAATGCCCATGGGTAAATGTGTGTATTGGTAATTGTAGTCATTAATATCTAAGATGATGACTAAAAGAGAATTTGCGCAAGTAATTTTGCTGTATGTAAATGAGGATGTTCTAGGCTTTACCTCTCTGAAGGCATAAACCGAGTGCTCGTTGGAGAACTGCTTCAGCTCCAACACTTGGTAGGGATATCCCACGCAGACGCTTGCTATTTCGGATTGTTGTGTTGACACAATGATACAGCTGCCTTTCTTACTGCCGGGAATAAACATTCTGACAGCATCCCAATCTACAATGGTGGACACATCTTCTAAGACGATGATGTACTTCTTGCTGTCGAGATCCTTCATGAATGTTTCCAGATCGTCTTGAGTGGCCTCCATCATCTTCAGTACTCCTACACGGTTGCTCGATCCTGGTTCTTTGCAAGAGTTTGCATAGAACTGAACCTTCAAGCTCCGGATGAACTCCAGGGGGCTGAAAGGATGCGTGAGCTTCACCCAGGCACGGCAGCTGAAGTTTTGGCAAATTTCTGGATCCTCGTACGCCTTCCTGATGATGGATAGCGTGCCGAGATCGCCGCCCGTCCCCCACACGGAGATTACCTGGAGACCGTCGTCTTTCTTGGTGATGAGCTGGGTGAGATCCCCATGCTGCCGTTTGGCGATATCCGTGGCCTCGACGAGCATGCTGAACGCCGCGGCTCCCATGGCGGCGCGCGCCGCCGCGGGTGGCTGCTGCTGCACGACGGCGGGCTTGGAGCCGGAGTCGCTGATGAGGCTGTACCGCGCGTTCCTGGAGCTCACATCCTCGACCCGGGCCTTGAGCTGCCGTATCTCGGCGATGGCCTCGTCGAGCGGCTGCGTGGCCGCCGCGATGAAGGGCGGGAGCATGCGGCGCCACCACTGGGACTTCTTGTCGAGGTGGAGGACGAACTCGATGCAGTCCTCCACGTCGTAGGCGAGCTCCCGGATCTGCCGCACCCAGGTCCGCACCACGATGTTCCGCGCGCGCTCGTCGTCGGCGAGCTTCAGAAAGGACTGCATCATTTGGAACTCGCCGGTGATGAACACCAGGTCCCGCTGCGCGCTCTGCCGGAGCCTGGAGTCCTCCTCGATGGCCGACTGCGCCTTGGTCAGCGCCCCCTCCACCACCGATTTGGCCAGGCCGACCGCGAGGTCCGCCATTGCTGCTGACTCGGTCGCTGCTTGCTTAGCTTGTTGGGATGGGATTCTTATGGGGAACACTACTACAGCAGCTACCAACAGCAAAGTTTTGGTGATTGATTTTATGAAAGAAGACTTGCTGGAGCTGTGTAATGCGTTGACTCGGAGTCGTCTAATCCTTCCAGACGGACAGGGAATCTACCTTTCTACCCTCCAGAATTCCTATGATTTTTCTTTGTTTTAAAGAGGAACTAAGAGGTGGATGATGTATGGAGTTTTTAGTTCATGGTGAAAACCGTTACCTTAGTTGGTTGAACATGACAATGACGATGCGCTACCGAAAACTTGTTTTTAAAGGCAAATGCATCTacagtagtaatgccagcagtgaTATCACTCATTTGGTGAACAATTCTTTCataaaattctgaaataaaactAAAACATAATTGAAATATAACTGAAACACGAATATTTTTGTGAAATAAACTGGAGTGACGTTAGCAGCGTCATCAGTTTCACTTTTTGTCACAATGTTTAACAATAGTTTTCATGTAtcac
It includes:
- the LOC127294049 gene encoding disease resistance protein Pik-2; this encodes MADLAVGLAKSVVEGALTKAQSAIEEDSRLRQSAQRDLVFITGEFQMMQSFLKLADDERARNIVVRTWVRQIRELAYDVEDCIEFVLHLDKKSQWWRRMLPPFIAAATQPLDEAIAEIRQLKARVEDVSSRNARYSLISDSGSKPAVVQQQPPAAARAAMGAAAFSMLVEATDIAKRQHGDLTQLITKKDDGLQVISVWGTGGDLGTLSIIRKAYEDPEICQNFSCRAWVKLTHPFSPLEFIRSLKVQFYANSCKEPGSSNRVGVLKMMEATQDDLETFMKDLDSKKYIIVLEDVSTIVDWDAVRMFIPGSKKGSCIIVSTQQSEIASVCVGYPYQVLELKQFSNEHSVYAFREGSQGDREKAEEIPPENGVSPATILTSKTNAANNWKMKYPIIGRESEMNELRQYTTFARFNSLQVISVWGIDGVGKSALVRNLFCDRILTEGLFGKYGWVDVSHPFNLRDFARSLLLDFHSDSFQTKETINHGAISFKNPIQECRDLLEQHYCLVVIDDLQSKDEWDLIKTSLLSRSSKSVIIAISTEASIATCCADNEELVFNVKGLQADAAFDLFHQEADRKNPLSNLKDLKEKPKLIDLILKCGGLPKVIIAIAGVLAKKTVTLMHTVSSTHGRFMHTLETNPEYDSLRGLFGWMYSYFRSCPDSLKPCIFYMSLFPRDQSVRRRRVVRRWVAEGYCRDTEDKSAEQNGEVFFSNLLDLSIIQQPPQLVTTTTLGDTRMISCRVNGFIREYIVSRRMEENLVFELEGSCIVTTQRTGRHLIIRDSWDRDKIVFESMDFSRLRSLTVFGNWKQFFVSESMKLLRVLDLEDASGVEDADLEQMLKQLHRLKFMSLRGCSEIHRLPSSFAHLQQLQTLDIRGTSIGKLPRSITRLQKLQYIRAGTSVQAEQSSTSCISVTKFCGPCHQVGVIVPGGIDKLTALHTFGVVNIGASGGNVILKELKDLTQLRKLGVSGINRRNSKKFFSAISGHVHLESLSVQLDKDSRGCLAGILLPLKTLQSLKLHGPVEKLPVLEINQDSKLTKLDLEMTLLTETEIELIHSLPKLCTLRIKQLQNSKLAFCVKKNGLELPTYEKVKVLEIAFSSNLDVTFGANTMRSLELLKAHCCNGSSVKFSGLENLSQLKEVLLKGCCDDKLKEELRIQLNGHPKKPTLKLEA